A genomic window from Tolypothrix sp. PCC 7910 includes:
- the ctaD gene encoding cytochrome c oxidase subunit I has translation MTQAQIQETANTPALAEEPGVRHWRDYFSFNTDHKVIGIQYLVTSFIFYCIGGVMADLVRTELRTPEVDFVTPEVYNSLFTLHATIMIFLWIVPAGAGFANFLIPLMIGAKDMAFPRLNAVAFWMIPPAGVLLIASLAVGDAPDAGWTSYPPLSLVTGQVGEAIWIISVLLLGTSSILGAINFLVTLLRMRIPGMGVHQMPLFCWAMFATSALVLLSTPVLAAGLILLSFDLIAGTTFFNPTGGGDPVVYQHMFWFYSHPAVYIMILPFFGAISEIIPVHSRKPIFGYKAIAYSSLAISFLGLIVWAHHMFTSGIPGWLRMFFMITTMIIAVPTGIKIFSWLATMWGGKIRLNSPMLFAMGFVGTFVIGGISGVMLAAVPFDIHVHDTYFVVAHLHYVLFGGSVLGIFAAIYQWFPKMTGRMLNEFWGKVHFALTIVGLNMTFLPMHKLGLMGMNRRVAQYDPKFALLNEICTYGSYILAVSTIPFIINAIWSWLYGPKASNNPWNALTLEWMTTSPPAIENFDKTPVLATGPYDYGLENAYKGVPLSDPDPVLSGGVNSVLRAQPDEPYPGITAEKE, from the coding sequence ATGACACAAGCCCAAATCCAAGAAACCGCTAATACGCCCGCCCTGGCTGAAGAACCAGGGGTCAGGCATTGGCGAGACTACTTTAGCTTTAATACTGACCACAAGGTGATCGGGATTCAATACCTAGTCACTTCGTTTATTTTTTACTGCATTGGTGGCGTGATGGCGGACTTGGTTCGCACAGAACTAAGAACCCCAGAAGTAGATTTTGTCACCCCAGAAGTCTACAACAGCCTATTTACCCTGCACGCCACAATCATGATTTTTTTGTGGATTGTACCTGCAGGGGCAGGGTTTGCTAACTTCCTCATTCCCCTAATGATTGGGGCTAAGGATATGGCATTCCCTCGCCTAAATGCTGTCGCCTTTTGGATGATCCCCCCTGCTGGTGTGTTATTAATTGCCAGTTTAGCGGTGGGTGACGCACCTGATGCCGGCTGGACTTCTTACCCACCATTGAGTTTGGTGACAGGTCAAGTGGGTGAGGCTATCTGGATTATCAGTGTCCTGCTGCTGGGTACATCATCGATTTTGGGGGCGATTAATTTTCTCGTCACCTTATTGAGGATGCGTATCCCAGGTATGGGTGTGCATCAAATGCCCTTGTTTTGCTGGGCGATGTTTGCTACCTCAGCATTGGTACTACTATCTACCCCAGTACTTGCAGCCGGTCTGATTCTGCTGTCCTTTGACTTAATTGCCGGCACGACATTTTTTAATCCAACTGGGGGTGGCGATCCTGTTGTCTACCAGCATATGTTCTGGTTTTATTCCCACCCAGCGGTTTACATCATGATTTTGCCCTTCTTTGGAGCAATTTCTGAGATCATCCCAGTTCATTCTCGCAAACCGATTTTTGGTTATAAAGCGATCGCCTATTCCTCCCTCGCAATTAGTTTTCTAGGGTTAATTGTTTGGGCGCACCATATGTTTACCAGCGGTATCCCTGGTTGGCTGCGGATGTTCTTTATGATCACCACAATGATCATTGCCGTACCTACAGGAATTAAGATTTTCAGCTGGTTGGCGACAATGTGGGGTGGAAAAATTCGTCTCAACAGTCCTATGCTATTTGCTATGGGTTTTGTCGGCACCTTTGTGATTGGTGGTATCAGTGGCGTAATGTTGGCAGCAGTACCCTTTGATATTCACGTTCACGACACTTATTTTGTGGTTGCCCACCTCCACTACGTCTTATTTGGTGGTAGTGTTCTGGGGATTTTTGCCGCCATCTATCAGTGGTTCCCAAAAATGACGGGACGGATGCTGAACGAATTTTGGGGTAAAGTTCACTTTGCCTTGACAATAGTTGGTCTGAATATGACCTTCTTACCAATGCACAAGTTGGGTTTAATGGGCATGAACCGCCGAGTTGCTCAGTATGACCCCAAATTTGCATTGTTAAATGAAATCTGCACTTATGGTTCTTATATCCTGGCAGTTTCTACAATTCCCTTCATCATCAATGCCATCTGGAGTTGGTTATACGGGCCCAAAGCAAGTAATAATCCCTGGAATGCATTAACTCTAGAGTGGATGACAACCTCACCACCCGCGATTGAGAATTTTGACAAAACCCCAGTGTTAGCAACAGGCCCCTACGACTACGGCTTGGAAAATGCTTACAAGGGCGTACCTCTGTCAGATCCAGATCCAGTCTTGTCTGGTGGCGTAAACTCAGTGTTACGCGCCCAACCAGACGAACCATATCCAGGGATCACAGCAGAAAAAGAATAA
- a CDS encoding heme-copper oxidase subunit III, which yields MQSQTIDPAKTELNHHLAKEGVHGEHEGHPDHRLFGLIVFLIAEGMIFMGLFGAYLAFRSTLPVWPPAGTPELELLLPGVNTANLIASSFVMHNADTAIKKNDTKGMRIWLAITAAMGAIFLVGQVYEYTHLEFGLTTNLFASAFYVLTGFHGLHVTIGVLAILAVLWRSRVAGHYSSEKRFGIEAAEIYWHFVDVIWIILFGLLYIL from the coding sequence ATGCAAAGTCAAACTATTGACCCAGCGAAAACGGAACTGAATCATCACCTGGCTAAAGAAGGTGTGCATGGCGAACACGAAGGACATCCCGATCATCGCTTGTTTGGGCTAATTGTCTTTCTGATTGCTGAAGGCATGATTTTCATGGGGTTGTTTGGAGCTTATTTGGCTTTCCGTTCTACCTTACCCGTATGGCCACCAGCCGGAACACCCGAATTAGAACTTTTGCTACCAGGAGTTAATACCGCTAATCTAATAGCTAGCAGTTTTGTCATGCATAATGCTGACACTGCCATCAAAAAGAATGATACCAAGGGTATGCGGATTTGGTTGGCAATTACAGCCGCAATGGGTGCAATTTTCTTGGTAGGTCAGGTTTATGAATACACCCATCTAGAATTTGGTTTAACTACCAATTTATTTGCCAGCGCATTCTATGTGTTAACTGGATTTCACGGTTTGCACGTAACCATCGGCGTGTTAGCAATTTTAGCTGTATTGTGGCGATCGCGCGTTGCTGGCCACTACAGTAGCGAAAAGCGCTTCGGTATTGAAGCTGCGGAAATTTACTGGCATTTTGTCGATGTAATTTGGATAATTTTGTTCGGATTGTTGTACATACTCTAA